From a single Bacteroidia bacterium genomic region:
- the lpxK gene encoding tetraacyldisaccharide 4'-kinase, with product MKFLRFLLFPFALIYGAIIALRNLFFDIGIFSYKKIIVPVISVGNLSIGGTGKTPHIEYLIRLLKNNYNVATLSRGYGRRSKNYFLANENSNSNEIGDEPMQFKHKFPEISVAVDAKRVNGIENLLKTNPKIDAILLDDAFQHRAVKPHLSILLSDYKKLFFNDFILPIGNLREPRNGYKRADIIIITKCPETISDLEKENIKSKIKNLTHQKIIFSFVKYGNLISLNTTEIAQLDSELDILLVTGIANSLPLEKYLKGKVKTIFPMRFRDHHNFTSTDIQQVKNNFSELKSSKKIILCTEKDAMRLRNTSLLKTLESVPFFYIPIEIYFQEDDKREFDNLILETVLKN from the coding sequence ATGAAATTTTTACGCTTTTTATTATTTCCTTTTGCGCTTATTTATGGCGCAATTATCGCGTTGAGAAATTTATTTTTCGATATCGGAATATTCAGTTATAAAAAAATAATTGTTCCTGTTATTTCTGTCGGAAATTTAAGTATCGGAGGTACGGGAAAAACGCCTCACATCGAATATCTCATTCGTTTACTGAAAAATAATTACAACGTCGCAACGCTCAGTCGTGGTTACGGAAGGCGATCGAAAAATTATTTTTTGGCGAATGAAAATTCCAACTCTAATGAAATTGGTGACGAACCGATGCAATTCAAACATAAATTTCCAGAAATAAGTGTGGCAGTTGATGCAAAACGTGTAAACGGAATTGAAAATTTACTAAAAACAAATCCGAAAATTGATGCTATTTTATTAGATGATGCGTTTCAACATCGTGCTGTAAAACCTCACTTGTCAATCCTTTTAAGCGATTACAAAAAACTTTTTTTCAATGATTTTATATTACCTATCGGAAATTTACGCGAACCCAGAAACGGTTATAAACGGGCAGATATTATTATAATTACCAAATGTCCCGAAACAATTTCTGATCTTGAAAAAGAAAATATTAAATCGAAAATAAAAAATTTGACGCATCAAAAAATTATTTTTTCATTTGTGAAATACGGAAATCTCATTTCGTTAAATACTACTGAAATTGCCCAATTAGATTCCGAATTAGATATTTTATTAGTAACCGGAATTGCAAATTCTTTACCGCTCGAAAAATATCTGAAAGGAAAAGTAAAAACTATTTTTCCGATGCGTTTTCGTGATCATCACAATTTTACTTCAACAGATATTCAACAAGTAAAAAATAATTTTTCAGAATTAAAAAGCAGTAAAAAAATAATTTTGTGTACCGAAAAAGATGCGATGCGTTTGAGAAACACTTCACTTCTAAAAACATTGGAATCAGTGCCTTTTTTCTATATTCCGATAGAAATTTATTTTCAGGAAGACGACAAAAGAGAGTTTGACAACTTGATTTTGGAAACAGTTTTAAAAAATTAA
- a CDS encoding head GIN domain-containing protein — protein MKNRPVKIFYFALLFLATSFYSCKKANVCDCFESTGSIESEIRQVPIFTSIYMENNENIYLTQGATQKIEVQAGKNLLPLISTEVNSEGELDIKNYNICNFLRSYKKPINIYITMPRLTYVTNNGVGIIQSTNAFTTDTINVRTESSGDVHLIVNNTYVDGHMHGAGDVYLSGNTQEFSCNNVGNGFIYGSDLTVSNYAWLGLSTTGNAYLTINGLFQVLIHESGNVYYGGNPTEIKQIITGSGNLYKQ, from the coding sequence ATGAAAAATAGACCTGTAAAAATTTTTTATTTCGCACTGCTTTTTTTGGCAACGAGTTTTTATTCTTGCAAAAAAGCAAATGTGTGTGATTGTTTTGAAAGCACAGGATCTATTGAAAGTGAAATTCGCCAAGTGCCTATTTTTACTTCTATTTATATGGAAAATAATGAAAATATTTATCTCACGCAAGGTGCAACACAAAAAATTGAAGTACAAGCCGGAAAAAATTTATTACCGCTTATTTCTACGGAAGTAAATTCGGAAGGAGAGTTGGATATTAAGAATTACAACATCTGTAATTTTTTGAGGAGCTATAAAAAACCGATTAATATTTACATTACGATGCCACGACTAACGTATGTTACCAATAATGGCGTGGGAATTATTCAGAGCACCAATGCGTTTACTACCGATACGATTAATGTACGTACGGAAAGTTCGGGAGATGTTCATCTTATTGTGAATAATACTTACGTAGATGGACACATGCACGGCGCCGGCGATGTGTATCTGTCTGGAAATACGCAAGAATTTAGCTGTAATAATGTGGGCAATGGATTTATTTATGGATCGGATTTGACGGTGTCGAACTATGCGTGGCTTGGATTAAGTACCACTGGAAATGCGTATCTAACAATTAACGGACTTTTTCAAGTGCTGATTCACGAAAGTGGAAATGTGTATTATGGCGGAAATCCTACGGAAATTAAGCAAATAATTACCGGTTCTGGAAATTTATATAAGCAATAA